A stretch of the Theileria equi strain WA chromosome 1, complete sequence genome encodes the following:
- a CDS encoding inorganic pyrophosphatase, putative (encoded by transcript BEWA_017870A), which yields MKFTKPLYLSILADVWNSKLHFIAPGIRSSGIKYNITDICDLKLKTCGRVEYTTYLFNKNRETMANASCPFSQKCSFGGKAVLLGEPGTKSFEVGFVDSDGKKISPWHDLPLVPHEGFFTMVVEIPRNTKAKMEISSGSENNPIKQDLLSNGELRDLDCPLYWNYGAIPQTWEAPVPYVHEYPDGSASGKLARLELVGDNDPIDIIDIGRKTANVGDIIPMKPVGGLALIDQDEIDWKIFAISPHDEHFNDINDLEDIDLYYPGTTTGICEFFRWYKTPKGKPLNKFLPNKMFITRDEAIEAINKTHTHYKDLLEGKLKSDLWLPKH from the exons ATGAAATTTACAAAACCATTATACTTGTCAATCTTAGCAGACGTATGGAATAGTAAACTTCATTTTATAGCCCCTGGAATAAGATCATCCGGAATAAAGTACAATATAACCGATATTTGTGATTTAAAACTTAAAACTTGTGGAAGAGTCGAATATACCACATATTTGTTTAATAAAAACAGGGAAACGATGGCGAATGCTTCTTGTCCATTCTCACAAAAgt GTTCATTTGGAGGTAAGGCTGTTCTCTTGGGAGAACCAGGAACAAAATCGTTTGAGGTGGGATTCGTTGATTCTGATGGGAAAAAAATATCTCCGTGGCATGATTTGCCGTTGGTACCGCATGAAGGATTCTTTACCATGGTTGTAGAGATCCCAAGGAATACCAAGgcaaagatggaaatatcAAGTGGTTCAGAAAATAATCCCATAAAGCAAGATTTACTTTCTAATGGAGAGTTAAGGGATTTAGATTGTCCCCTTTACTGGAACTATGGAGCTATTCCTCAGACTTGGGAAGCGCCCGTACCTTATGTACATGAGTATCCTGATGGTAGTGCTTCCGGAAAATTAGCTCGTTTGGAACTAGTTGGAGATAACGATCCAATTGATATTATCGATATTGGAAGGAAAACGGCCAATGTTGGTGATATAATTCCCATGAAGCCTGTTGGAGGTCTGGCATTAATTGATCAGGATGAAATCGATTGGAAAATATTTGCAATATCACCTCATGATGAGCATTTTAATGATATTAATGACCTAGAGGATATTGATCTCTATTATCCTGGTACCACTACGGGAATCTGCGAATTTTTCCGCTGGTATAAAACTCCAAAGGGGAAGCCTTTGAACAAGTTTTTGCCTAACAAGATGTTTATTACCAGAGATGAAGCTATTGAAGCTATCAATAAAACACATACACACTATAAGGATTTACTTGAAGGAAAGCTTAAGAGTGATTTGTGGCTTCCAAAACACTAG
- a CDS encoding N-myristoyl transferase, putative (encoded by transcript BEWA_017850A) — MANENQEYRKDKNDIPPDKKMDKIHTPEGLDPETLNNIMSALKIHGDSGDGPKLTNSRLIELYSQKEKGKPVKNDHKFWDTQPVTKFAESVKSEEIGPIDANNDVENVLKTPYPLPDGFEWVVIDIFSESDRERVYTLLNENYVEDDDNLFRFDYKAEFLIWALTPPGYNKDWHIGVMVSSSKRLVGFITGIPVTLSIMDKKMDIAEINFLCVHKKLRSKRLAPVLIKEITRRINLCGIWQAVYTAGILIPKPIAKCRYWHRPLDIKKLVDARFSGIGDRMTMSRAIRLYRVPDVSEDLRPMENKDVCGVHKLLKTHLEKYKIHQVFTPEEVKHIFLPKDEIIYTYVKSIKGSVTDIISFYSLPSSVIKNPKLSTIRAAYSYYNISTTIPYKKLIENAISLAKSNNFDVYNALDLMENKPILEVSINIHFNTVLGSKIW; from the exons ATGGCTAATGAAAACCAAGAATATAGGAAAGATAAGAACGATATACCCCCTGATAAgaaaatggacaaaataCACACTCCAGAAGGGTTGGATCCAGAAACTCTAAACAATATAATGTCAGCACTTAAAATACAT GGTGATTCCGGAGATGGACCGAAATTGACAAATAGTCGCTTGATTGAGTTATACTCtcaaaaagaaaaaggaaaaCCTGTAAAAAATGATCATAAGTTTTGGGATACGCAACCTGTCACGAAATTTGCAGAATCTGTGAAAAGCGAG GAGATCGGACCAATTGATGCTAATAACGACGTCGAAAATGTTCTCAAG ACGCCATATCCTCTACCTGATGGATTTGAATGGGTTGTTatcgatatttttagtGAATCAGATCGAGAGAGA GTATACACACTTCTGAACGAAAACTACGTTGAAGATGACGATAATCTATTTAGATTTGATTATAAGGCAGAATTTTTAATATGGGCCTTAACACCTCCAGGGTATAATAAGGATTGGCATATTGGTGTCATGGTATCATCATCTAAGAGG CTTGTTGGATTTATAACAGGGATTCCCGTTACCTTATCCATCATGGACAAGAAAATGGATATTGCTGAAATCAACTTTCTTTGTGTCCATAAAAAGCTACGTTCTAAACGGCTGGCACCTGTACTAATAAAAGAAATAACCAGAAGGATAAATCTTTGCGGTATATGGCAAGCT GTATACACGGCGGGTattttaattccaaaaCCAATCGCTAAATGCCGTTATTGGCATCGTCCATTGGATATAAAGAAGCTTGTGGAT GCAAGATTTTCTGGGATAGGAGATAGAATGACTATGAGTCGTGCCATTAGACTTTATAGAGTTCCAGACGTTTCGGAAGATTTACGGCCTATGGAAAATAAGGATGTATGCGGTGTACACAAATTATTGAAGACACATTTAGA GAAGTATAAGATCCATCAAGTTTTTACACCTGAAGAAGTAAAACACATATTTTTGCCAAAAGACGAAATAATATATACATATGTAAAATCGATTAAAG GATCTGTTACTGATATCATAAGTTTTTATTCTTTACCGTCTTCGGTCATTaaaaatccaaaactttCGACAATTCGTGCGGCATACTCTTATTATAACATTTCTACTACAATTCCATACAAAAAATTGATAGAAAATGCCATATCTCTGGCAAAATCTAACAATTTCGATGTTTACAATGCTTTGGATCTCAtggaaaacaaaccaaTACTAGAGGTATCCATAAACATCCATTTTAATACTGTGTTAGGATCTAAAATTTGGTAA
- a CDS encoding hypothetical protein (encoded by transcript BEWA_017860A), with product MLFSIKCVVILIIFSQKCKIRAYLQPSNFKGRIPILSKHEINSKGATFDDNEVANSISERNKEEIMKYLNPMSIEPVKTISQQELAETFGTPSTPENLLKKKRQYQNSNPLDPPNYPPTDKLPYFVNLEHPSGFNKSQDISSNIEDSADTGHIKENPEDENVSIIASSHPNTYDDPYEEEEEDNFIKDMSYKDPLIDLMDTNKDYEPDDNVKYGPTWYRKRHLNDLLPAEFENGWSILECGTIYKHILRHSMNFDDDKMVPDDESCNTFSFKILNAFTNEKILDMEDLNTQMVTAYSKDTGDVIKRCLKSMECGEQAEFIFHVSEYNPDNEIIEELEGVEWLRLWLDLFDVHDSKKRWWGLSSLDAHLYPQEKPSNKTKMEKLDLEAEELKKKMEVEMATNPASPLWEDVLKKMNSSQRETYVEHFDKQLEKSEKMKCSEYSGSRGFGESIKSTGQIRGYDVGRFAKGVSKFYTWKETLFKLYIAIPVVDGVRAEHVKLELTHNHLKISVAGNTILDDDFTGKVDVDAATTWVMSEANEMIQSSNLALFGCIKTIHTI from the exons ATGTTATTTTCTATTAAATGTGTAGTTATTTTGATCAtattttctcaaaaatgtaaaatacgTGCTTATCTGCAACCTTCTAATTTTAAGGGTCGTATTCCTATACTCAGTAAACATGAAATCAATTCTAAAGGTGCCACATTCGATGATAATGAGGTGGCGAATTCTATCAGTGAACGCAATAAGGAAGAAATCATGAAGTATTTGAATCCCATGAGTATTGAACCAGTAAAAACTATAAGTCAACAAGAATTGGCTGAGACATTTGGAACACCATCAACTCCAGAGAACTTGCTTAAAAAAAAAAGGCAATATCAAAATTCAAATCCTCTGGATCCTCCAAATTATCCTCCTACTGACAAGCTACCTTATTTTGTGAACTTAGAACATCCTAGTGGATTTAACAAATCGCAAGATATATCATCAAACATAGAGGATTCTGCAGATACTGGGCATATTAAGGAAAATCCCGAAGACGAAAATGTATCTATAATAGCATCTAGTCATCCAAATACATACGATGATCcatatgaagaagaagaagaagacAATTTCATAAAGGATATGAGCTATAAAGATCCACTGATAGATCTTATGGACACTAACAAGGACTATGAACCGGATGATAACGTTAAATATGGACCAACGTGGTACCGCAAAAGGCATTTAAATGATCTTCTACCTGCAGAATTTGAGAATGGATGGTCTATATTGGAATGTGGAACTATATataaacacattttacGTCATAGTATGAATTTTGATGACGATAAAATGGTGCCAGATGATGAGAGTTGTAATACGTTCAGTTTCAAGATTTTGAATGCATTCACAAACGAAAAGATCCTAGATATGGAAGATCTAAATACTCAAATGGTAACTGCTTATTCTAAGGATACAGGCGATGTTATTAAAAGGTGTCTTAAATCTATGGAATGTGGTGAACAAGCAGAATTCATATTTCATGTATCAGAGTACAATCCTGATAATGAAATAATAGAAGAACTTGAAGGTGTTGAATGGTTGCGACTATGGTTAGACTTATTTGATGTGCATGATTCTAAAAAAAGATGGTGGGGACTTAGTTCGTTAGATGCTCACTTATACCCTCAAGAAAAGCCAAGCAACAAgacaaaaatggaaaagttaGATTTAGAGGCAGAAGAACTTaagaagaagatggag GTTGAAATGGCCACAAATCCTGCGTCTCCTTTATGGGAAGATGTGCTTAAAAAAATGAATTCAAGTCAAAGGGAGACATACGTAGAGCATTTTGATAAACAATTGGAAAAATCTGAAAAAATGAAGTGCTCTGAATATTCTGGATCACGTGGATTCGGTGAATCTATAAAGTCAACCGGGCAAATAAGAGGTTATGACGTTG GCAGATTTGCAAAAGGTGTTTCCAAATTTTACACATGGAAGGAAACCCTCTTTAAGCTCTATATTGCAATACCAGTAGTAGATG GTGTAAGAGCTGAACATGTCAAATTAGAACTCACACACAATCATCTAAAGATTTCCGTAGCCGGAAATACT ATACTCGACGATGATTTCACTGGCAAAGTAGATGTCGACGCTGCAACTACATGGGTTATGAGTGAAGCT AACGAAATGATCCAAAGCTCAAATCTTGCACTATTCGGCTGTATAAAAACGATACATACGATATAA
- a CDS encoding hypothetical protein (encoded by transcript BEWA_017880A) yields MHTNRKESRNTILGVNTVIIEEETSESGKLEDVDSNADIGARNEFSEHNGDNFSPLMVERNAEIQSGELTTSNSVTSSNVGSFSSVFNTFIGFCDTEHRYRNVTSSSLGLEDSSKHLNHATSPLSTPDVKLSPRHKVRSMNDFNGRSNTCTDVTPSNKFLERENFSIDTSSGTDYRKDPKNTATLSCAVLLTNQNQRYKDDLSKKAKPPPYQHTQAPPKINGKETYGAMPSCYVLSKENDYLHKSGRFKSQPNAGVGFGVSSFYSKAHNRNLKQGNTEAHLNAYNSKMRSVGVGSIKLTPRRSNNIFAIFRGRRKMNVPENLHTHSMVTIVNKGASSIFILKVQNFCRNYLDINPDFGWRRLVDDHKTLPFYVCNNTESVEKDDLRGSCIFYIESKKTTHVITLHELAINIACRSVILAITHGYFDFSCVPRFLFKFLPPHISSNVVPKSPTLRTQPKGFYPQFGFQSNPINQRQRNNNSNRHYRNSSSHSSYRGTNYRGNNPKSGYHKNGANIQSNNSNNRLNRRNSKLSTASSGALSRTSSMGSSKSMNSRTLPKHYHYKGGVDFVDEECGKDTMYLKCNFLGVFVSSSIQRNLISKSYRKRFVRNYRSQLWRLQSPVFSRSDNAKSEENSDEIYNIVPVPNYGWKLLEKASYDTEEEKKSNKNTKGPIKRFLRRIFGQSKQFNFSYPLSLLSKIKPPHHSDPSASINVDIASFAMNLAEQLYRLEIGNPNREKLPKNTFGFTFVTPSKVTSPDGTCVDIVPEEIIMNTASLIHEIYITQTYLIM; encoded by the coding sequence ATGCATACAAATAGGAAGGAATCTCGCAACACCATTCTGGGTGTGAATACGGTGATTATAGAAGAGGAAACTTCTGAATCTGGAAAGCTCGAAGATGTCGATTCCAATGCCGATATTGGTGCAAGAAATGAATTTTCTGAACATAATGGTGATAACTTTTCACCTCTTATGGTAGAAAGAAATGCTGAAATCCAATCTGGCGAACTCACCACCAGCAATTCGGTGACCTCGTCGAACGTTGGCTCATTTAGTAGTGTATTCAACACATTCATAGGATTTTGTGATACTGAACATCGCTATAGGAATGTCACATCATCTTCCCTAGGTTTAGAAGATTCTTCTAAGCATCTTAATCATGCTACATCACCATTGAGTACTCCTGATGTAAAACTCAGTCCACGACATAAAGTAAGGAGTATGAACGATTTTAATGGGCGATCAAACACCTGTACAGATGTCACACCTTCGAACAAATTCTTAGAAAGGGAAAACTTTAGCATAGATACAAGTTCTGGTACAGACTATCGCAAGGATCCTAAGAATACAGCTACGCTTAGTTGTGCGGTTCTTTTAACAAATCAAAATCAACGTTACAAGGATGACCTGTCGAAAAAGGCGAAACCACCGCCTTACCAACATACACAGGCTCCTCCAAAAATCaatggaaaagaaacaTATGGTGCGATGCCATCTTGTTATGTACTCTCTAAGGAAAACGACTATTTGCATAAATCCGGAAGATTTAAGTCACAACCGAATGCAGGCGTTGGCTTTGGAGTATCAAGCTTTTATTCTAAAGCTCATAATCGTAACTTGAAGCAAGGTAATACAGAAGCTCATTTAAATGCATATAATTCTAAAATGCGATCTGTGGGTGTCGGAAGTATTAAATTAACTCCAAGGCGCTCCAACAATATATTTGCAATTTTCCGTGGGCGAAGAAAAATGAATGTTCCGGAAAATTTACATACTCACTCCATGGTTACAATTGTAAATAAAGGTGCTTCTAGTATATTTATTTTAAAGGTTCAAAATTTCTGTCGCAACTATTTGGATATTAACCCAGATTTTGGTTGGAGAAGATTAGTAGACGACCATAAAACCCTCCCCTTTTACGTTTGTAACAACACAGAAAGTGTCGAAAAGGATGATTTAAGAGGatcttgtatattttacattgAATCAAAAAAAACCACTCATGTGATTACGCTTCATGAACTAGCTATAAATATAGCATGCAGAAGTGTGATACTTGCAATTACACatggatattttgattttaGCTGTGTGCCACGTTTTCTCTTCAAATTCTTACCTCCACATATCTCTTCGAATGTAGTACCAAAATCCCCAACTCTACGCACTCAACCAAAGGGATTTTATCCACAGTTTGGATTTCAAAGTAACCCAATAAATCAAAGACAGAGAAATAACAATTCTAATCGCCATTATAGAAATTCTTCGTCCCACTCAAGTTACAGGGGTACGAATTACCGTGGCAATAATCCGAAATCTGGATACCACAAAAATGGAGCAAACATACAATCTAACAACTCCAATAATAGGCTAAACAGAAGGAATTCCAAACTTAGCACAGCAAGTAGCGGGGCACTTAGCAGAACTAGCAGCATGGGAAGTAGTAAGAGCATGAATAGCAGAACTCTTCCGAAGCATTACCATTACAAGGGTGGAGTGGACTTTGtggatgaagaatgtggaAAGGATACAATGTACTTAAAGTGTAATTTTTTGGGTGTTTTTGTATCTTCATCGATACAAAGGAACCTTATTAGTAAATCATACAGAAAAAGATTTGTAAGAAACTATCGATCGCAGCTTTGGAGACTGCAAAGTCCTGTGTTTTCCAGATCTGATAATGCGAAATCTGAAGAAAACTCCGatgaaatttataatatAGTTCCAGTTCCAAACTATGGTTGGAAACTTCTAGAGAAGGCATCCTATGATactgaagaagaaaagaaatCCAACAAGAATACAAAAGGTCCCATTAAACGGTTTTTAAGAAGGATTTTTGGGCAGAGCAAACAGTTTAACTTTTCTTATCCACTTTCACTCCTGTCAAAGATTAAACCTCCTCATCACTCTGACCCTAGCGCTTCGATTAATGTTGACATCGCATCTTTCGCAATGAATCTTGCTGAACAGTTATATAGATTGGAAATCGGGAATCCTAATAGAGAGAAACTTCCGAAGAATACATTTGGTTTCACCTTCGTGACCCCGTCGAAAGTAACGTCTCCTGATGGGACGTGTGTGGATATAGTGCCGGAAGAAATCATAATGAATACGGCGTCATTAATTCACGAAATATACATAACACAAACATACCTAATAATGTAA
- a CDS encoding ATPase, AAA family domain containing protein (encoded by transcript BEWA_017840A), protein MTVIASSTEVKLTFIPRKLQYSSKYANLWMIILPPQTLKNLRVVHGTLCMARVEDRRVCILIQSSVESDAEYNNLKPPKAITTEEVLMSLNVSGNTNVSVNLCPLSDVEFASSIELSYVEHMDQKEGMWKSISQNYRENNVSDSHSWLESMDASHFTNDLHPPSQWWNSLLTGEMNYVIRYSLSGSILFHENVISMNLKGILVRFRVSTIRPLHSKAVLKITSDTDVNVTLDHKFKPSDNVKSRNNHVLAGLKKQLEILKWHVIYPLIYDKYQSLGIYPPSGIILYGPPGSGKTLLAKSIEQDYKSLFGITDDLCHEICFKSIKSSDLISSIVGKTEENLNELFKECENISKTKKCICFIDEIDILCQKRETGNDTNRRVVTSFLNNMDSIKGAINYTIIGMTNDINSMDLALRRPGRFDLEIEIGVPTQDDRLEILKTLLSNINHSLTADKIHYINDFCQAFVGADIKALIANASAAHLNRIKNSIENKETSVDSMVTLDDFKEAIKITRPSALKELYIQIPNVKWEDIGGYETVKLSLKECVEYPRTYGHFYEALHIQPPRGILLYGPPGCSKTLMAKAVATESHMNFISVKGPELFSKWVGESERAIRQLFEKARTNSPCIIFFDEIDSVAINREDSESTGVGTRVLSQLLNEMDGINALKQVIVIGATNRPDMLDPALIRPGRLDRLVYVPLPDFDARVSIFKIYLGRLLSDFNVDEVSLELAEKTENYSGAEIALLCKESAMCALREHIKLIDDNTSDSFERTGIRNNAFPVSKSHLIDTLSHIKPRTKKSTIRFYEEYSMNHPF, encoded by the coding sequence ATGACTGTTATTGCTTCTTCCACGGAGGTAAAACTCACGTTTATACCTCGTAAGTTGCAATATAGTAGCAAATATGCTAACCTATGGATGATCATCTTGCCTCCACAAACCTTAAAAAACTTACGGGTTGTTCATGGGACTCTGTGTATGGCGAGAGTTGAAGATAGAAGGGTGTGTATTTTGATTCAAAGTTCCGTAGAATCCGATGCAGAATACAATAATCTGAAGCCACCTAAAGCAATTACCACTGAAGAGGTACTAATGAGTCTGAATGTTTCTGGTAATACGAATGTTTCAGTCAACTTATGTCCGCTATCTGACGTTGAATTTGCATCCTCAATTGAATTAAGTTATGTTGAACATATGGATCAAAAGGAAGGTATGTGGAAAAGTATTAGTCAAAATTATCGTGAAAATAATGTCAGTGATTCACATTCTTGGTTGGAATCTATGGACGCTTCACATTTTACAAACGATCTACATCCTCCATCACAGTGGTGGAATTCATTACTAACCGGGGAAATGAATTATGTTATTCGATATTCTCTCTCTGGATCAATATTATTCCATGAGAATGTTATATCCATGAATTTGAAGGGTATATTGGTGCGGTTCAGGGTCTCTACAATAAGACCCTTGCATTCAAAAGctgttttaaaaattacTAGTGACACGGATGTAAATGTTACGCTTGACCATAAGTTTAAACCATCTGATAATGTTAAAAGTAGAAACAATCATGTATTAGCTGGATTAAAAAAACAAttggagattctaaaaTGGCATGTTATATATCCCCTAATATATGATAAATATCAATCCTTGGGGATATATCCACCTTCTGGTATTATTTTATACGGTCCTCCCGGATCCGGAAAAACCCTTTTGGCTAAGTCTATTGAACAAGATTATAAATCTCTATTTGGTATAACCGATGATTTATGTCATGAAATATGTTTTAAAAGCATAAAATCTAGTGATCTAATAAGCTCAATAGTTGGAAAAACTGAGGAGAACCTTAATGAATTATTTAAAGAGTGTGAAAACATTTCTAAAACTAAAAAATGTATTTGCTTTATTGACGAAATTGACATACTTTGCCAGAAGCGTGAAACAGGCAATGATACTAACAGACGAGTTGTTAcatcatttttaaacaaCATGGATAGTATAAAAGGTGCCATAAATTATACGATTATAGGAATGACAAACGATATAAATTCCATGGATTTAGCTTTGAGAAGACCTGGCAGGTTTGATTTAGAAATTGAAATTGGCGTGCCTACGCAAGATGACCGCTTGGAAATTCTTAAAACATTACTTTCTAATATAAACCATAGTTTAACTGCGGATAAAATTCACTATATCAACGACTTTTGTCAAGCGTTCGTTGGTGCTGATATAAAAGCTTTGATAGCCAATGCATCAGCTGCGCATTTGaatagaataaaaaattctattgaaaataaagaaaCATCTGTGGATTCTATGGTAACTTTGGACGATTTTAAAGAAGCTATAAAGATTACCAGACCGTCTGCGCTAAAAGAACTCTATATTCAAATTCCAAACGTAAAATGGGAAGATATAGGAGGTTATGAAACGGTAAAGCTCTCCTTAAAAGAGTGTGTAGAATATCCACGTACATATGGCCATTTTTATGAAGCTTTACACATACAGCCACCAAGAGGTATACTACTTTATGGCCCTCCTGGATGTAGTAAAACACTTATGGCAAAGGCAGTAGCTACAGAAAGTCATATGAACTTTATCTCAGTTAAAGGACCAGAACTATTTTCTAAGTGGGTTGGAGAGTCAGAAAGAGCTATACGCCAATTATTTGAAAAGGCGAGAACAAATTCCCCATGTATAATTTTCTTCGACGAAATAGACTCTGTTGCCATTAACAGAGAGGATTCTGAATCTACAGGTGTTGGTACTCGTGTTTTAAGCCAGTTACTTAACGAAATGGACGGGATTAACGCTCTGAAACAAGTGATCGTAATAGGTGCCACTAATAGGCCAGACATGTTAGATCCTGCCCTTATAAGACCTGGAAGATTAGACAGACTTGTATATGTTCCACTTCCAGATTTTGATGCCAGAGTATCGATATTCAAGATCTACCTCGGTCGACTTTTGTCTGATTTTAATGTAGACGAAGTATCACTAGAACTAGCTGAAAAGACGGAAAATTATAGCGGAGCCGAAATTGCATTACTCTGTAAAGAATCTGCAATGTGTGCATTGCGTGAACATATAAAGTTAATAGATGACAATACTTCAGACAGTTTTGAACGAACTGGTATTAGAAACAATGCATTCCCAGTATCAAAATCGCATTTGATTGATACGCTATCGCATATAAAACCTCGTACCAAAAAGAGTACCATACGATTTTATGAAGAATATAGTATGAATCATCCATTTTAA